In the Harmonia axyridis chromosome 3, icHarAxyr1.1, whole genome shotgun sequence genome, one interval contains:
- the LOC123674734 gene encoding prostatic acid phosphatase-like, which translates to MNKILLLISVFLTYCWGDDELISVVVIFRHGARTPIDPYPNDPYKNSSFWPAGFGQLTNEGKKQHFELGQWIRQRYSNFMPPVYSERDIYVRSTDVDRTLMSAEANLAGFYPPQKEFQSNLTWQPIPVHTVEETEDEILSMKKPCPKYNKMLGELFNQQFFLNISHKYHELYAYLTNKTGALVNTPDSVEYVYNTLTIEQSYNFTLPSWTNKVFPEKMEYLASLSFAVEAYTPQLARLKTGPLFNLITEHFKNMTSYSYEHHNHSTENKWNRKFLMLSAHDTTIANVLNSMGLFDMHCPPFAATIIFEQRKRTNNSTYLNLFYKNSSNPIQLCLKGCELDCDLKTFIEIMKPIIVNPETWRNECELSWFDYSGSLLFSFCSLILISLVLICAIKCLIIEKKINRSMYEQISSEDDFIVNNKI; encoded by the exons ATGAATAAgattctgttgttgatatcTGTGTTTCTTACTTATTGTTGGGGAGACGATGAATTGATATCTGTTGTTGTC ATATTCAGACATGGAGCCCGAACTCCTATTGATCCATACCCTAATGACCCCTACAAAAATTCATCGTTTTGGCCTGCAGGATTTGGACAATTAACTAAT GAGGGgaaaaaacaacattttgaGCTTGGACAGTGGATTAGGCAGCGATATTCGAATTTTATGCCACCTGTTTACTCAGAAAGGGATATTTATGTTCGTTCAACAGACGTAGATCGTACACTTATGTCAGCAGAAGCAAATTTAGCTGGTTTTTATCCACCTCAAAAggaatttcaatcaaatttaacATGGCAACCTATACCTGTGCACACAGTTGAAGAAACTGAAGATGAAATACTATCCATGAAGAAACCATGTCCAAAGTATAATAAGATGCTAGGAGAATtattcaatcaacaattctttCTGAATATTTCCCACAAATATCATGAGTTATATGCTTATTTGACTAATAAAACTGGAGCATTAGTTAATACTCCAGATTCTGTTGAATATGTTTATAATACTCTAACAATCGAACAAAGTTACAATTTTACACTTCCAAGTTGGACTAACAAAGTATTCCctgaaaaaatggaatatcttGCATCCCTCTCTTTTGCTGTAGAAGCTTATACTCCACAACTAGCTAGACTGAAAACAGGACCGTTATTCAATTTAATAACTgagcatttcaaaaatatgactTCATATTCCTATGAGCATCATAATCATTCCACTGAAAATAAATGGAATAGAAAATTTCTCATGCTTTCGGCACATGATACAACAATAGCAAATGTTCTCAATTCAATGGGGCTGTTCGATATGCATTGTCCACCATTTGCAGCTACCATTATATTTGAACAGAGGAAACGTACTAATAATAGTACTTACCTCAATTTATTTTACAAAAATTCTAGTAATCCAATTCAATTGTGTTTGAAAGGTTGTGAATTAGATTGTGATTTAAAAACATTTATCGAAATTATGAAACCAATCATTGTAAATCCTGAAACATGGAGAAATGAATGTGAACTTAGCTGGTTTGATTATAGTGGATCTCtactattttcattttgtagTTTAATATTGATCTCATTAGTATTAATTTGTGCCATAAAATGcttgataattgaaaaaaaaattaatagatcAATGTATGAACAAATATCAAGTGAAGATGATTTTATTGTGaacaataaaatatag